A part of Paenibacillus donghaensis genomic DNA contains:
- a CDS encoding DegV family protein, giving the protein MNRIIIVTDSTSDIPPDLVLAYGIIVVPLTLMFGEESFRDNLDMTPEQFYERLPRSPQLPTTSQPSPMEYLEVYRKYLEEYPDARILSYHISSGLSGTYQSALLAKSMLEEQGEAITVVDTLSASYGFGFMVIEAARLSVEGKNTEQILEATERMRQSRKLYFLVDSLEYLQKGGRIGRASAILGTLLNIKPILSIDAEGIIYAVEKVRGRKKAVARMIELFKGELQGVDKINVAVGHTAEPASGQEFLRELQGHFKLEEQVLTNIGPVVGSHVGNGTLAVFIWPA; this is encoded by the coding sequence ATGAATCGTATCATTATCGTCACAGACAGCACTTCCGACATCCCGCCGGATCTTGTATTGGCTTACGGGATCATCGTAGTGCCGCTTACCTTGATGTTTGGCGAAGAGTCTTTCCGCGACAATCTGGATATGACACCGGAACAGTTCTATGAGCGTCTTCCCCGTTCACCGCAGCTGCCGACTACATCCCAACCTTCACCGATGGAGTATTTGGAGGTTTACCGCAAATATCTGGAGGAGTATCCGGATGCCCGGATTCTGTCTTATCATATCTCTTCTGGACTTAGCGGCACCTATCAATCGGCATTGCTTGCCAAATCCATGCTGGAGGAACAGGGAGAAGCCATTACGGTAGTAGATACGCTCTCCGCCTCCTATGGCTTTGGTTTTATGGTGATAGAAGCCGCCCGGTTGTCTGTAGAAGGCAAGAACACCGAGCAGATTCTGGAGGCTACGGAACGCATGCGCCAGTCGCGCAAGCTGTATTTCCTGGTCGACAGTCTGGAATATCTGCAAAAAGGCGGCAGAATCGGCAGAGCATCTGCGATTCTGGGCACGCTGCTGAATATCAAGCCTATTCTTTCGATTGATGCTGAAGGCATCATCTATGCGGTTGAGAAGGTCAGAGGCCGCAAGAAGGCCGTTGCCCGGATGATTGAGCTGTTCAAGGGTGAACTTCAAGGTGTAGACAAAATTAATGTGGCCGTGGGGCATACGGCCGAACCCGCCTCTGGACAGGAGTTCCTCAGGGAGCTGCAAGGCCATTTTAAGCTGGAGGAGCAAGTGCTGACCAACATTGGACCTGTTGTAGGGAGCCACGTCGGGAACGGCACATTGGCTGTATTCATCTGGCCCGCATAA
- the recG gene encoding ATP-dependent DNA helicase RecG: MTLSLEQIEVKNINGVSAQKQAELHAFGVSTVKDLLEYYPFRYEDYRPRSLSESKHGDKVTVEAKVIGIPVLQRFGGKSRLSCKLVAEPFMFTATWFNRHYVREQLTAGRAVVITGKWDQKRSQISVSDHEFPDRGEGKTGTLQPVYSVGGKITQSWIRKIIKQALEQYGELIPEILPHVILRKYDFMPRKRAIATIHQPEDSREGQQGRRRMVYEELFMFQLKMQAFRVLNRGRQDGVVHTVDNATVRQFVRSLPFELTDAQKHVELEILHDMRSPYNMNRLLQGDVGSGKTVLAAIALYATVRSGFQGALMVPTEILSEQHMRSLTRMFEPFGITVGLLTGSVNGRKRKDLLASLQMGMIDIVVGTHALIQEDVFFRELGLVVTDEQHRFGVNQRGVLRRKGYNPDVLTMTATPIPRTLAISVFGDMDVSTLSERPKGRVPISTYWVKPDLMERVLKFISREIDLGRQAYLICPLIEESEKLDVQNAIDLHIQMSQAFPAYKVGLLHGRMTSAEKDEMMRAFYSNELQLLVSTTVVEVGVDVPNASLMIIMDADRFGLSQLHQLRGRVGRGEHASYCVLVADPKSEIGRERMSAMTDTDDGFEISRRDLELRGPGDFFGTKQSGLPEFRLADMTADFEVLEQARDDVAELLRDSAFWTSPDYTPLRQYLQSQQIFQGELID, translated from the coding sequence ATGACACTGTCTTTGGAGCAAATTGAAGTCAAGAACATAAATGGCGTGAGCGCTCAAAAGCAAGCCGAGCTTCACGCCTTTGGCGTTTCTACAGTGAAGGATTTACTTGAATATTATCCATTCCGTTATGAGGATTACCGCCCGCGTTCGCTGAGCGAGAGCAAACATGGCGACAAGGTGACGGTGGAGGCCAAGGTGATCGGCATTCCGGTACTGCAGCGCTTCGGCGGCAAATCCCGTCTCAGCTGCAAGCTGGTGGCGGAGCCGTTTATGTTCACAGCCACCTGGTTTAACCGCCATTATGTACGGGAGCAGTTGACCGCCGGCAGGGCGGTAGTCATTACGGGCAAGTGGGATCAGAAGCGCAGCCAGATATCCGTGAGCGACCATGAGTTCCCTGACCGGGGAGAAGGCAAGACAGGGACGCTGCAGCCGGTGTATTCGGTAGGCGGCAAGATTACGCAATCATGGATCCGCAAAATCATCAAACAGGCGCTGGAGCAATACGGTGAGCTGATCCCCGAAATTCTGCCGCATGTGATCCTGCGCAAATATGACTTCATGCCCCGCAAGCGGGCAATCGCCACGATCCACCAGCCCGAAGACAGCCGGGAAGGCCAGCAAGGCCGGCGGAGAATGGTGTATGAGGAGCTGTTTATGTTCCAACTGAAGATGCAGGCGTTCCGGGTGCTGAACCGCGGCAGACAGGACGGTGTGGTGCATACCGTCGATAATGCTACGGTCCGGCAGTTCGTGCGCAGCTTGCCTTTTGAGCTGACCGATGCCCAGAAGCATGTAGAACTGGAGATTCTTCATGATATGCGTTCTCCGTATAACATGAACCGTCTGCTGCAAGGGGATGTAGGCTCCGGCAAAACGGTGCTGGCGGCGATTGCGCTCTATGCTACGGTACGTTCGGGGTTCCAGGGCGCACTGATGGTGCCAACGGAAATCCTGTCTGAGCAGCATATGCGTTCCCTGACAAGGATGTTTGAACCGTTCGGGATTACCGTAGGCCTGCTGACCGGCAGTGTCAACGGCCGCAAACGTAAGGACCTGCTGGCTTCGCTGCAGATGGGGATGATTGATATTGTGGTAGGCACACATGCGTTGATCCAGGAGGATGTGTTCTTCCGCGAGCTGGGGCTTGTCGTTACCGACGAGCAGCACCGCTTCGGGGTCAACCAGCGCGGCGTCCTGCGCCGCAAGGGATACAACCCGGATGTGCTGACGATGACGGCGACACCGATCCCGCGGACGCTGGCGATTTCCGTCTTCGGCGATATGGATGTCTCCACCTTGTCGGAGCGGCCTAAGGGACGGGTGCCCATCTCCACCTATTGGGTCAAGCCCGACCTGATGGAGCGGGTGCTGAAATTCATCAGCCGCGAGATTGACCTGGGCCGTCAGGCTTACCTGATCTGCCCGCTGATCGAGGAGTCGGAGAAGCTGGATGTGCAGAATGCGATTGATCTGCATATCCAGATGTCGCAGGCATTTCCGGCCTATAAGGTGGGGCTGCTGCATGGCCGGATGACATCGGCGGAGAAGGATGAGATGATGCGCGCTTTCTACAGCAACGAGCTGCAGCTGCTTGTATCCACCACTGTAGTGGAGGTTGGGGTCGATGTGCCCAACGCTTCACTGATGATCATTATGGATGCTGACCGCTTCGGCCTGTCGCAGCTGCATCAGCTGCGGGGCCGGGTGGGCCGGGGGGAGCATGCTTCCTACTGCGTGTTGGTTGCCGACCCGAAATCGGAGATCGGCCGCGAGCGGATGAGTGCGATGACGGATACGGATGACGGCTTCGAAATCTCGCGGCGTGATCTGGAGCTGCGGGGACCGGGCGATTTCTTTGGCACGAAGCAGAGCGGATTGCCGGAATTCCGGCTTGCGGACATGACCGCTGACTTCGAGGTGCTGGAGCAGGCCCGCGATGATGTCGCTGAGCTGCTGCGGGATTCCGCCTTTTGGACATCCCCTGATTATACGCCGCTGCGGCAGTATTTGCAGAGCCAGCAAATTTTTCAGGGGGAATTAATTGATTGA
- a CDS encoding stage VI sporulation protein F: MSYQQFGISPQLVERIKLKMKNKAVKERIKNMINGISKQELQDAAVVRRLVRNASGVLSERLTSAQEDQIVKFIIAQKVDPSNTFHLIRLWSMFR; this comes from the coding sequence TTGAGTTATCAGCAATTCGGAATCAGTCCCCAGCTGGTGGAGCGCATCAAGCTGAAGATGAAGAATAAAGCAGTCAAGGAACGGATCAAAAATATGATTAACGGGATCAGCAAGCAGGAGCTGCAGGATGCTGCGGTCGTGCGCAGACTGGTGCGCAATGCGTCGGGAGTGCTGAGTGAGAGGCTGACTTCCGCCCAGGAAGATCAGATTGTCAAATTTATCATTGCCCAAAAAGTAGATCCCTCGAATACCTTTCATTTGATCCGGCTGTGGAGCATGTTCCGCTAA
- a CDS encoding Gfo/Idh/MocA family protein: protein MHKTIIGVGVIGASMDGTWGGTAHLPALQSLPGYRIAAVSTTRQASADETAQKFDVPHAFADLHQLVTHPDVDLVTITVKVPEHDRLVRAAVGAGKHVYCEFPLARSTAEARDLLQTAETRGIRHFVGLQARANPAMAYVKDLILQGYVGKVLAVHCDYALPVYPVRSKQITASRQYLLDNANGANQLTITAGHLLDGIQYMLGDFTEVSAMLETQARLVQVVETGEHVQATSPDHVVINGILENGAILNTHIRNTYNGSLSLSIHGTEGDLILQSVENNMFQMDSFIVKGTQQSSAVLPLTIPAHYHLLLPTRMSAGPALQVAGLYEQIYKDLQNDTSVAPSFHTAVKVHQLLDHVRSSSDTGRRVKL, encoded by the coding sequence ATGCACAAAACTATAATAGGTGTAGGCGTAATCGGCGCAAGCATGGATGGAACCTGGGGAGGCACAGCACACCTTCCGGCGCTGCAGTCTCTGCCAGGCTATCGTATTGCTGCCGTCAGTACTACAAGGCAGGCCAGTGCCGACGAAACGGCTCAGAAGTTTGATGTGCCTCATGCTTTTGCGGATCTTCATCAGCTGGTCACCCATCCTGACGTTGATCTGGTCACCATTACGGTCAAGGTTCCTGAGCATGACCGGCTGGTGCGTGCTGCAGTTGGAGCCGGTAAACATGTATACTGTGAATTTCCACTAGCCCGCTCCACCGCTGAAGCCAGAGACTTGCTGCAAACTGCAGAGACCAGAGGCATACGGCATTTCGTCGGTCTCCAGGCTCGTGCAAATCCGGCAATGGCTTATGTCAAGGATCTGATCCTCCAAGGTTATGTTGGCAAGGTACTGGCCGTTCACTGTGATTACGCTTTGCCTGTCTACCCTGTTCGTTCTAAACAGATTACTGCTTCCCGCCAATATCTGCTGGACAATGCCAATGGGGCTAACCAGTTGACCATTACAGCAGGGCATTTGCTGGATGGCATTCAATATATGCTTGGGGATTTCACCGAGGTATCCGCAATGCTCGAGACACAGGCCAGGCTGGTGCAGGTCGTGGAAACAGGGGAGCATGTTCAGGCCACTTCTCCAGACCATGTTGTCATCAACGGAATACTGGAGAATGGAGCCATCCTGAACACCCATATCCGTAATACCTACAACGGCAGTTTATCGCTTTCCATTCATGGAACCGAAGGAGACTTGATTCTGCAATCCGTGGAAAACAACATGTTCCAGATGGACTCTTTTATCGTAAAAGGCACACAGCAAAGCTCAGCAGTCCTTCCCCTGACGATCCCAGCTCACTACCACCTGCTGCTTCCTACCCGCATGTCAGCTGGACCTGCCCTTCAAGTAGCAGGACTGTATGAGCAAATCTACAAGGATCTTCAGAATGATACCTCTGTTGCCCCGAGCTTCCATACGGCAGTGAAGGTTCATCAACTATTGGATCATGTACGCTCATCATCTGACACCGGGCGTAGAGTCAAACTATAA
- a CDS encoding winged helix-turn-helix transcriptional regulator, which translates to MIRNTTFKPDISLQECSYRRLLEIISNKWTVLVIFALEDGSLRYGEVRRRIADISQKMLTQSLRQMERNGLIQREVQPSVPPVVDYQLTALGETLIPHLRQMKEWTIEYYPQVQRAREEYDTGHGVSDT; encoded by the coding sequence ATGATTCGAAATACAACGTTTAAACCAGATATATCACTGCAGGAATGCAGCTACCGGAGATTGCTTGAAATTATATCGAACAAATGGACGGTGTTAGTTATATTCGCACTGGAGGATGGAAGCTTGCGTTATGGTGAGGTGAGAAGGCGGATTGCGGATATTTCCCAGAAAATGCTTACGCAGTCGCTGCGGCAGATGGAGCGGAATGGACTGATTCAGCGGGAGGTGCAGCCATCTGTGCCTCCGGTAGTGGATTACCAATTGACTGCGCTTGGTGAAACTCTGATTCCGCATCTGCGGCAAATGAAGGAATGGACGATAGAATATTACCCGCAGGTTCAGAGAGCGAGAGAAGAATACGATACGGGGCATGGAGTCAGCGATACCTAA
- a CDS encoding YitT family protein yields MLVTKNRELRENRAFRILAVIAGALLAAVGLELFLMPHGLVVGGITGLSAMFAHTTEMRLGLFLFLFNLPFIFMSRKQINLRFALYTVLGLACLTIGSLALHRFPAVLSEPLPAAIGGGLCLGLGIGIAVRFGGMNREASDQGYTLLSGGPPKSAEIPVMLLNCALLLLAGALFGWDQAMYSIIAYLLAFEGVRFSLRGLSRSRAVWITSTRCPAVQEALKSGLNLPAAFTGESVPEGVAGTLFCLTNKLEEPDVLAIVLQCDPDSRIIVKRADGFRNRKI; encoded by the coding sequence ATGCTGGTCACCAAAAACCGCGAACTGCGGGAGAACCGAGCATTCCGTATTCTCGCCGTGATTGCAGGAGCCTTGCTTGCTGCTGTTGGCCTGGAATTGTTCCTTATGCCTCACGGTCTGGTAGTAGGTGGCATCACTGGCTTGTCGGCCATGTTCGCCCACACTACTGAAATGCGGCTTGGTTTGTTCCTGTTCTTATTTAATTTGCCGTTTATCTTCATGTCGCGCAAGCAGATTAATCTCCGCTTCGCGCTGTATACCGTATTGGGGCTGGCCTGCCTTACAATAGGCTCCCTGGCGCTGCACCGTTTCCCTGCGGTGCTGAGCGAACCGCTTCCCGCCGCTATAGGCGGAGGTCTATGTTTGGGCCTCGGGATAGGCATTGCCGTCCGCTTCGGCGGAATGAACCGCGAGGCCAGCGATCAGGGCTACACGCTGCTCAGCGGCGGCCCGCCCAAGTCGGCGGAAATTCCGGTGATGCTGCTCAATTGCGCTCTATTGCTGCTGGCTGGCGCGCTGTTTGGCTGGGATCAGGCCATGTATTCGATTATCGCCTACCTGCTTGCCTTTGAAGGCGTCCGCTTCTCGCTTAGAGGCTTGTCACGGTCCCGGGCTGTCTGGATTACCAGTACCCGATGTCCGGCGGTCCAGGAGGCTCTGAAGAGCGGTCTGAACCTTCCTGCCGCATTTACCGGTGAGTCTGTGCCGGAAGGGGTTGCCGGAACGCTGTTCTGCCTGACCAACAAGCTGGAGGAACCCGATGTGCTGGCGATTGTACTGCAGTGTGATCCGGATAGCAGGATTATAGTCAAGCGGGCGGATGGCTTCCGCAACCGCAAGATCTAA
- a CDS encoding DUF2500 family protein has protein sequence MNNWNPQGVFAELQVESKVYGLIVEGDYGEITYQGTRFKDFRREGSKSFQ, from the coding sequence ATGAACAACTGGAACCCGCAGGGCGTTTTCGCCGAGCTGCAGGTGGAGAGTAAGGTTTATGGTCTTATTGTTGAAGGAGACTATGGCGAAATTACATATCAAGGGACAAGATTCAAGGATTTCCGCCGCGAAGGAAGCAAATCGTTCCAGTAG
- a CDS encoding calcium-translocating P-type ATPase, SERCA-type — MNAQSSKPDQELAFHTLSKEEVLQQLASSEAGLSPEQIASLQERYGKNVLQEAKTKSLLAKFLEQFKNVMIFILLAAAVLSGILGEWTDTVIILLVVLLNAVLGVVQENKAEQALEALKSMSSPQARVKRGGQVTEIKSEELVPGDIVLLEAGNVIPADLRILHAASLQTEEAALTGESLPSDKQSEVLEGSDIVIGDRKNMAYMSSSVTYGRGVGVVTATGMQTEVGKIAGFISEEETETTPLQKKLDELGKYFTFIILGVCVVIFAVGILEGRELLDMLLTSISLAVAAIPEGLPAIVTIILALGVQRMAKRKAIIRKLPAVETLGSTEIVCSDKTGTLTLNKMTVEQLYVNGSSIPAGEALSDTPGGELLLQAMTLCNDSSIDEGGAGGKAEGKGAGTRSGKAIIGDPTETALVDYALSIGVDKRKLEQQYPRKKELPFDSDRKLMTTIHEVEAGQFRILTKGAPDVLLSKCSHIQLNGEVFPLTEEHKQQITASNKGLADEALRVLAFAYLDQAQLPENPAPEQTEAGLVFVGLVGMIDPPRDEVRDAVAVCRKAGIRPVMITGDHRDTAAAIAKRLGIIEDESGVLTGRELDQISEQDFAERVADYSVYARVSPQHKVRIVKAWKAKGKIVAMTGDGVNDAPALKTSDIGVGMGITGTDVAKGVSDMVLADDNFTTIVVAVEEGRKVYSNIRKAIQFLLSANLGEVLTLFIATMIGWRILEPIHILWINLVTDTLPALALGLEKASADLMSKKPRKSSSSIFSEGVGISIIYQGIIEAALTLLVYNWAHTHYNEGIAVTMAFATLGLLQITHAFNVRSNTKSLFQIGLFSNRYMLGASVISGLMLVLVIIIPGLNDWFGVSHLSGLQWIIVCSAAIAIVVIVEIIKLFIRLTGKGKTWD; from the coding sequence TTGAATGCACAATCATCGAAACCAGATCAGGAATTAGCATTCCATACGCTGAGCAAGGAGGAGGTGCTGCAGCAGCTAGCATCGTCAGAAGCCGGATTGTCCCCTGAGCAGATCGCTAGTCTTCAGGAACGTTATGGCAAAAATGTGCTGCAGGAAGCCAAAACCAAATCGCTGCTGGCCAAATTCCTGGAGCAGTTTAAGAATGTTATGATTTTTATTCTGCTCGCAGCGGCCGTGCTGTCAGGTATTCTGGGAGAATGGACCGACACCGTAATCATCCTATTGGTTGTCCTTCTGAATGCGGTACTTGGCGTTGTCCAGGAGAATAAGGCAGAGCAGGCGCTGGAAGCCCTAAAAAGCATGTCCTCTCCCCAAGCCAGAGTGAAACGCGGCGGACAGGTGACCGAGATCAAAAGTGAAGAGCTGGTTCCCGGCGATATTGTTCTGCTGGAAGCGGGCAATGTGATACCGGCGGATCTGCGGATTCTGCACGCCGCTTCTCTGCAGACGGAGGAAGCCGCTCTGACGGGCGAATCGCTGCCTTCGGATAAGCAGTCGGAGGTGCTGGAGGGCAGCGATATTGTCATCGGCGACCGCAAGAATATGGCTTATATGAGCAGCAGTGTAACCTATGGACGCGGAGTGGGTGTGGTTACGGCTACGGGAATGCAGACCGAGGTCGGCAAGATTGCCGGATTCATCTCGGAGGAAGAGACGGAAACGACACCGCTGCAGAAAAAGCTGGATGAGCTGGGCAAATATTTCACTTTTATCATCCTGGGCGTCTGTGTCGTGATCTTCGCCGTTGGTATTCTGGAAGGCAGAGAGCTGCTGGATATGCTGCTGACCTCCATCTCGCTGGCTGTAGCCGCGATCCCGGAAGGGCTGCCAGCCATCGTGACCATCATTCTGGCGCTTGGCGTGCAGCGGATGGCGAAGCGCAAGGCGATTATCCGCAAGCTGCCTGCGGTGGAGACCTTGGGCAGCACCGAGATTGTCTGCTCCGACAAGACGGGTACGCTGACCTTGAACAAGATGACTGTGGAGCAGCTGTATGTGAATGGAAGCAGCATCCCGGCAGGTGAAGCACTCTCCGATACACCGGGTGGCGAGCTGCTGCTGCAGGCGATGACGCTGTGCAATGATTCAAGCATCGACGAAGGCGGCGCCGGCGGCAAGGCTGAAGGCAAAGGAGCCGGTACCCGCAGCGGCAAAGCGATCATCGGTGATCCGACAGAAACCGCATTGGTCGATTATGCCTTAAGCATCGGTGTTGACAAGCGGAAGCTGGAGCAGCAATACCCGCGCAAGAAGGAGCTGCCGTTTGACTCCGACCGCAAGCTGATGACAACGATCCATGAGGTGGAAGCGGGGCAATTCCGCATCCTGACCAAAGGTGCGCCCGATGTGCTGCTCTCCAAATGCAGCCATATTCAGCTGAACGGGGAGGTATTCCCGTTAACGGAGGAGCACAAGCAGCAGATTACAGCCAGCAATAAAGGGCTGGCGGATGAGGCGCTGCGTGTGCTGGCCTTTGCTTATCTGGACCAGGCGCAGCTGCCGGAGAATCCTGCGCCGGAACAGACGGAAGCGGGTCTGGTGTTCGTCGGGCTGGTTGGTATGATTGACCCGCCGCGCGATGAAGTGCGCGATGCGGTGGCGGTCTGCCGCAAGGCAGGCATCCGCCCGGTGATGATAACCGGCGACCACCGCGATACGGCGGCGGCCATTGCCAAGCGGCTCGGAATCATTGAGGATGAGAGCGGCGTCTTGACCGGCCGGGAGCTGGATCAGATCAGCGAGCAGGATTTTGCCGAAAGAGTGGCTGATTATTCGGTCTATGCCCGCGTCTCTCCGCAGCATAAGGTGCGGATCGTCAAGGCCTGGAAGGCCAAGGGCAAGATTGTGGCGATGACCGGCGACGGGGTCAATGATGCGCCCGCACTCAAAACCTCGGATATCGGCGTGGGGATGGGCATAACGGGAACGGATGTAGCCAAAGGCGTATCCGACATGGTGCTTGCCGACGACAACTTCACAACGATTGTGGTAGCCGTGGAGGAAGGACGCAAGGTATACAGCAATATCCGCAAGGCGATCCAGTTCCTGCTCTCCGCCAATCTTGGTGAAGTGCTGACACTGTTCATTGCGACGATGATTGGCTGGCGGATTCTGGAGCCGATTCATATCCTCTGGATCAACCTCGTTACAGATACGCTGCCTGCACTGGCGTTGGGGCTGGAGAAAGCCTCCGCCGACCTGATGTCGAAGAAGCCGCGCAAATCGAGCAGCAGTATTTTCTCCGAAGGTGTCGGTATCAGTATTATTTATCAGGGGATCATTGAGGCCGCGCTTACGCTGCTGGTCTACAATTGGGCCCATACGCATTACAATGAAGGAATCGCTGTGACGATGGCCTTCGCAACGCTCGGGCTGCTGCAGATTACACATGCGTTCAACGTCAGATCCAACACCAAATCACTGTTCCAGATCGGCTTGTTCAGCAACCGCTATATGCTTGGGGCTTCGGTAATCTCCGGTCTGATGCTGGTGCTGGTCATTATTATTCCTGGTCTGAATGATTGGTTCGGCGTATCGCATCTCAGTGGCCTGCAGTGGATCATTGTCTGCTCGGCGGCAATAGCGATTGTGGTGATCGTAGAGATCATCAAGCTGTTTATCCGATTGACAGGCAAAGGGAAAACGTGGGATTAA
- a CDS encoding C40 family peptidase produces the protein MTNQPYKMLTAAAVLTVFMLTSTACGYAAKTKNKETSSILPNGTPAASYYEKSYYKDGNGTFWIPVKPAADSLGYRMKDDTSKGGYTKLGFSDVMYMLRPGSPQVFSMGEELALPEAPIRREGQIYMTPTALSKLFQTEVGWNPTTGEINIAVPTEDKTDDQSPHEAAKPIRIQSLSASDSQELVAYAKKFLGVPYDFGAGPYEETNKFDCSSFTRHVFKKFGVDLPRLAKDQDNLGRRVSRSNLGTGDLIFFTVPGRFESDAIPGHVGIYIGDGKFIHTWGEPGVQISELDSGYWSNVILHMQSIL, from the coding sequence ATGACCAATCAGCCTTATAAAATGCTTACTGCCGCCGCCGTGCTTACCGTATTCATGCTTACAAGCACGGCTTGCGGTTATGCCGCCAAGACAAAGAACAAAGAAACCAGCTCAATTTTGCCAAATGGAACACCGGCAGCCAGCTATTATGAGAAGTCTTACTACAAGGATGGAAACGGGACATTCTGGATTCCGGTCAAACCCGCTGCCGACTCGCTGGGCTACCGCATGAAGGATGACACCTCCAAAGGCGGATACACCAAGCTGGGCTTCAGCGATGTCATGTACATGCTTCGGCCGGGAAGTCCGCAGGTGTTCTCCATGGGCGAAGAGTTGGCTCTGCCGGAGGCTCCGATTCGCCGGGAGGGTCAGATATATATGACACCCACCGCCTTGTCCAAGCTGTTTCAGACGGAAGTGGGCTGGAATCCGACTACTGGAGAGATCAATATCGCTGTGCCTACAGAAGATAAAACTGACGATCAGAGTCCTCATGAAGCAGCCAAACCGATCCGTATCCAGAGCCTTTCCGCCTCTGACAGCCAGGAGCTGGTCGCCTATGCCAAGAAATTCCTCGGGGTGCCTTATGATTTCGGTGCCGGCCCGTATGAGGAGACGAACAAATTCGACTGCTCCTCGTTCACCCGCCATGTGTTTAAGAAATTCGGCGTGGACCTGCCCCGCCTGGCCAAAGACCAGGATAATCTAGGCAGACGCGTCAGCCGCAGCAACCTGGGGACGGGAGACCTGATCTTCTTCACCGTACCTGGCCGTTTCGAAAGTGATGCCATTCCGGGCCATGTCGGGATTTATATCGGTGACGGCAAATTCATCCATACCTGGGGTGAACCCGGTGTACAGATCAGCGAGCTGGACAGCGGATATTGGAGCAATGTCATCCTGCATATGCAGAGCATCCTTTAA
- a CDS encoding ABC transporter substrate-binding protein, which produces MKKKKIWLGLSLCMMLVSAGCGNNNAAVNSGNAANDPAATASAPADSGSTDGKSYKIAISQYVEHPSLDATREGFMAALKDGGLVEGENLTVDLQYAQADQTNNLSIAQKIAGDSNDLVLAIATPSAQSVVQKVSKDTPILFAAVTDPIDAKLVTDLEHPGANVSGASDTNPESITRLMNFIATQFPDVKKLGIIINEGEQNAVVMSDIAKAELDKHGIELVKAAVTNTSEVKQAADSLVGRVDAFYITLDNSVVSGVDAIIQTANDNKIPFFSADRDTVEKGAFATVGFKYYDHGYQVGQMAVEVLKDGKNPGDMKVTMQEKLDLILNLKAAEAQGIEVTDAMKAEVADQAANIIQ; this is translated from the coding sequence ATGAAGAAAAAGAAAATATGGCTGGGTTTAAGCTTATGTATGATGTTAGTATCCGCAGGCTGCGGCAATAATAATGCTGCTGTAAATTCAGGAAATGCCGCGAATGATCCTGCCGCGACAGCTAGTGCTCCCGCTGACAGCGGAAGCACGGACGGCAAATCCTACAAGATCGCCATCTCGCAGTATGTGGAGCATCCGTCGCTTGATGCTACCCGTGAGGGATTCATGGCTGCACTCAAGGATGGCGGACTGGTAGAAGGCGAGAATCTTACGGTTGATCTGCAGTATGCCCAGGCCGACCAGACCAACAATCTGTCGATTGCCCAGAAGATTGCCGGCGACTCGAATGATCTGGTGCTGGCTATCGCCACTCCGTCCGCACAATCAGTCGTGCAGAAGGTGAGCAAGGACACTCCCATTCTGTTCGCTGCTGTCACAGACCCGATTGACGCCAAGCTTGTGACCGATTTGGAGCATCCGGGTGCCAACGTCTCCGGAGCCTCCGACACGAATCCGGAATCGATTACCCGGCTGATGAACTTTATTGCTACACAGTTCCCGGACGTGAAGAAGCTCGGTATTATCATCAATGAAGGGGAACAGAATGCCGTGGTCATGTCGGACATTGCCAAGGCAGAATTGGACAAGCATGGCATCGAGCTAGTCAAAGCGGCAGTAACCAATACCTCTGAAGTCAAGCAAGCTGCAGATTCCTTAGTTGGCCGGGTAGATGCTTTCTATATTACCCTCGATAATTCGGTAGTCAGCGGAGTGGACGCCATTATCCAGACAGCGAATGATAATAAGATACCCTTCTTCTCGGCTGACCGCGATACAGTGGAGAAGGGTGCTTTTGCCACAGTTGGCTTCAAATATTATGACCATGGCTACCAGGTAGGCCAGATGGCCGTTGAGGTGCTGAAGGATGGCAAGAATCCCGGGGATATGAAGGTAACGATGCAAGAGAAGCTGGATCTGATCCTCAACCTGAAGGCTGCCGAAGCCCAGGGAATCGAAGTGACAGATGCCATGAAAGCCGAGGTTGCAGACCAGGCGGCCAACATTATTCAATAA